A stretch of DNA from Sphingomonas ginkgonis:
TTGCCCTCGATGTCGAAGTAGCGGATCTCGCGGAAGTTGAAGAGCCGCTCGTAGAACTCGGCCCAATGGCTCATCCGGCCGCGGTTCACATTGTGGGTGAGGTGGTCGATGTAGGTGAGGTGGCTGTCCGCCTCGGCCATCTGCGCTTCCCACCCGTCATCGAACCGGAAGTCGATGTCGTAGATCGACCCGGCCGAGCCGTAGCGGTCGACGAGGTAGAGGCGCGAGCCGCCGATTCCCTCGATCGCCGGGATGTTGAGCTCCATCGGGCCGACGTCGCCCTCGACCGCGGTGGCGCCAAGCTCAAGCGCCCGGCGGAAGGCGGCGCCGGCATCCTTGACGCGGAAGGCCATGGCGCAGGCCGAGGGGCCGTGGTCGCGCGCAAACTGCTGCGCAAAACTGTCGGGCTCGGCATTGATGATGAAGTTGATCCCGCCCTGGCGGTGGAGCGTGACGTCCTTGCGCTTGTGGCGGGCGATCGCCGGGAAGCCCATCTGGGTGAACAGCGAGCGCAGCAGCTCGGGATCGGGCGCGGCATATTCGACGAACTCGAAGCCGTCGGTGCCCATTGGGTTCTCGAGGCCCAGGGGCCCGAGTTCAAGCGTGGCGGTAGCCATGTGAAATTCTCCTCAAGCAGCCCAACTGCGCTCGCCCGGCGTGCGTTTCAAGGCCTCGAATGGTCCCAAAGGTCACACTGTCGAACCCCGCCGGCGGCGTTGTGGCGCCGCCCGCGCGGGCGAGACTTACGGGTCTGGACGCTGTAGGTCCGATCGCGGGCTGTAGGACAGGAGAAACGGCGGTGGCGATGGAGGACGGGTGGCGCGAGGCGGACGGCGCCCTGCTGAAGAGCTTTCGTTTCCGGGACTTCTCGGAGGCGTTCGGGTTCCTCGCCCGGGTCGCGCTGCATGCCGAGAAGGTCGACCATCACCCCGAGTTCACCAGCGTGTGGAACCGCGTCGACTTCCGGCTGACCTCGCACGACCGTGGCGGAGTGACCGAGCGCGACCATGCGCTGGCGGCGGCGATCGACGCGCTCGATCAGCGGACCAGCGCGTAGCCGAGCGCGACCCCGGCCAGCGAGCCGAACAGCGACGCCGCGGCATAGGCGAAAGCCCCCGCCCAGGCGCCGCGCTGCATCAGCGTGAGCGCGTCGAGGCTGAAGGCGGAGAAGGTGGTGAAGCCGCCGAGCACGCCGGTCATCAGGAAGACCCGGGGCGGCTCGGCCATGCCGCGGTGGGTGGCCCAGCCGGCGACCAGCCCCATGACGAGGCAGCCAACCAGGTTGACCGCCAGAGTCGCCGCGTAGGGCGGTTGCCCGAGCAGCAGCGCGAGCCGGCCGGCGAGATAGCGGAGAACCGCGCCGGCGCCGCCGCCGACGAAGACCAGCAGCGGCGGGATCAATGCGCGGTCCCGCGGGCCCGGTGGACGAAGTCGACCAGCTGCGCGAGGACGGCTCCGACCAGCGCCCCGA
This window harbors:
- the hppD gene encoding 4-hydroxyphenylpyruvate dioxygenase → MATATLELGPLGLENPMGTDGFEFVEYAAPDPELLRSLFTQMGFPAIARHKRKDVTLHRQGGINFIINAEPDSFAQQFARDHGPSACAMAFRVKDAGAAFRRALELGATAVEGDVGPMELNIPAIEGIGGSRLYLVDRYGSAGSIYDIDFRFDDGWEAQMAEADSHLTYIDHLTHNVNRGRMSHWAEFYERLFNFREIRYFDIEGKQTGLFSKAMTSPCGQIRIPLNESQDDKSQIEEFLREYKGEGIQHIALGSDDIYSSVDILRGRGIAFQDTPDTYYELVDTRVEGHGEPTTELEKRRILVDGAPTEGQGLLLQIFTQNVIGPIFFELIQRKGNEGFGEGNFKALFESIELDQMRRGVI
- a CDS encoding 4a-hydroxytetrahydrobiopterin dehydratase; its protein translation is MEDGWREADGALLKSFRFRDFSEAFGFLARVALHAEKVDHHPEFTSVWNRVDFRLTSHDRGGVTERDHALAAAIDALDQRTSA
- the crcB gene encoding fluoride efflux transporter CrcB, encoding MIPPLLVFVGGGAGAVLRYLAGRLALLLGQPPYAATLAVNLVGCLVMGLVAGWATHRGMAEPPRVFLMTGVLGGFTTFSAFSLDALTLMQRGAWAGAFAYAAASLFGSLAGVALGYALVR